From Peptoanaerobacter stomatis, one genomic window encodes:
- the ilvC gene encoding ketol-acid reductoisomerase yields MIKKYYDKDCNLDLLKDKKVAIIGYGSQGHAHALNLKESGVNVIVGLKEGSKSVEIAKSQGLTVMNVHDAAKAADIVMMLVPDEISADIYNEQVAPHMKKGDVLMYAHGFNIYYNLVIPSEDIDVIMVAPKGPGHTVRSQYQIGQGVPSLIAIYQDKSGKAKDYALAYASGIGAGRAGILETTFRQETETDLFGEQAVLCGGVTELMKAGFETLVEAGYEPEMAYFECIHEMKLIVDLIVEGGFSNMRNSISNTAEYGDYTAGKRIIGDQTRKAMKEILSDIQDGTFASNFMTEFSSGRKTRFLSTRRKEAEHKLEEVGKELRSMMNWLKK; encoded by the coding sequence ATGATTAAAAAATATTATGATAAAGATTGTAATTTGGATTTATTGAAAGATAAAAAAGTAGCTATAATAGGATATGGCAGTCAAGGGCATGCTCACGCTTTGAACTTAAAAGAAAGTGGAGTAAATGTGATAGTAGGACTTAAAGAAGGTAGCAAATCTGTAGAAATTGCAAAATCTCAAGGTCTTACAGTTATGAATGTACATGACGCTGCAAAAGCAGCGGATATAGTAATGATGCTCGTGCCTGATGAAATATCTGCAGACATCTATAACGAACAGGTAGCACCTCATATGAAAAAAGGTGATGTACTTATGTATGCACACGGTTTTAACATCTATTATAATCTTGTAATACCAAGCGAAGACATAGATGTAATAATGGTAGCTCCGAAAGGACCGGGACATACTGTAAGAAGTCAATATCAAATAGGACAAGGAGTACCGTCACTTATAGCCATATATCAGGATAAATCAGGTAAAGCAAAAGACTATGCACTTGCGTATGCGTCAGGAATAGGAGCAGGAAGAGCCGGTATACTTGAAACTACATTCAGACAGGAAACTGAAACTGACTTGTTCGGTGAACAGGCTGTGCTTTGTGGAGGAGTAACAGAGCTTATGAAAGCGGGATTTGAAACTCTTGTAGAAGCGGGATATGAACCGGAGATGGCATATTTTGAGTGTATACATGAGATGAAACTGATAGTGGATTTGATAGTGGAAGGTGGATTCTCTAATATGAGAAATTCAATATCAAATACTGCTGAATATGGTGACTACACTGCCGGAAAGAGAATAATCGGAGATCAAACGAGAAAAGCTATGAAGGAAATATTGTCAGACATACAAGATGGTACATTTGCAAGCAACTTTATGACTGAATTCTCATCAGGAAGAAAGACAAGATTCCTTTCAACAAGGAGAAAAGAAGCTGAGCATAAATTAGAAGAAGTAGGTAAGGAACTTCGTTCAATGATGAATTGGTTGAAAAAATAA
- a CDS encoding aminotransferase class I/II-fold pyridoxal phosphate-dependent enzyme, with the protein MKNFIAKKYQKIRDNAFSTNEQINYDDIIDFSIGDIDFTTDMEIINSAFEDAKKGYTSYTESSGLVELRDEICKYQKEEYGLDITNDEVFVSTSACHAMYLAMSCIIDEGDEVIIPTPHFSIYDFCIESKGGKVVYLPTYEEEDFGIDVQRLEDLINPKTKALIINTPNNPTGTCLSKENLEDIAKIVQKYDILVVADDIYTLLSFQNPFIPIASVKNMKDRVITIRSFSKDFAMTGWRIGYIIASKEYIRVVKAINDNIIYSAPSISQRAALHALRSRKKIQEFIKKEFEDRLNLAYEKISRIPKLKVLPVKGTFYMFVNIKSTGMSCEEFCEEAKEKYHILMIPGTAFGEYGQGYVRLAMTLPKDKIQEAFDRIEKWLK; encoded by the coding sequence ATGAAAAATTTTATTGCGAAAAAATATCAAAAAATAAGAGATAACGCATTTTCAACAAATGAACAGATAAATTACGACGATATCATAGATTTTTCCATAGGAGATATTGACTTTACTACAGATATGGAGATTATAAACAGTGCATTTGAAGATGCAAAAAAAGGTTATACTAGCTATACAGAGTCATCAGGCTTAGTAGAGCTTAGAGATGAAATATGTAAGTATCAAAAAGAGGAATACGGTCTTGACATAACAAACGATGAAGTATTTGTCAGCACCTCAGCCTGTCATGCTATGTATCTTGCCATGAGTTGTATAATAGACGAGGGAGATGAGGTAATCATACCTACACCACATTTTTCTATCTATGATTTTTGTATAGAGTCCAAGGGAGGCAAGGTAGTGTATCTGCCGACTTATGAAGAAGAGGACTTTGGCATAGATGTACAGAGATTGGAAGATTTGATAAATCCAAAGACAAAGGCACTCATCATAAACACGCCGAATAACCCTACAGGTACCTGCCTTAGTAAAGAAAATCTTGAAGACATAGCAAAGATAGTGCAAAAATACGATATTTTGGTAGTTGCTGATGATATATACACGCTTTTAAGTTTTCAGAACCCTTTTATTCCGATAGCTTCTGTCAAAAATATGAAGGATAGAGTAATAACTATTAGAAGTTTTTCTAAAGACTTTGCAATGACAGGTTGGAGGATAGGATATATAATAGCTTCTAAGGAATATATAAGAGTGGTAAAAGCGATAAATGACAATATAATATATTCAGCTCCTTCAATATCACAAAGAGCTGCACTGCATGCACTGAGAAGCAGAAAGAAAATACAGGAGTTTATAAAAAAAGAATTTGAAGATAGGTTGAATCTGGCATATGAAAAAATATCTCGAATACCTAAACTCAAGGTCTTGCCTGTAAAAGGTACTTTTTATATGTTTGTAAATATCAAGTCGACAGGGATGAGCTGTGAAGAGTTTTGCGAGGAAGCGAAAGAAAAATATCACATACTTATGATACCTGGAACTGCATTCGGAGAATATGGGCAAGGTTATGTAAGACTTGCGATGACGCTTCCTAAAGATAAGATACAAGAGGCGTTTGACAGGATAGAAAAATGGCTTAAATGA
- a CDS encoding DDE-type integrase/transposase/recombinase: MNKSITEGMKRRKQIIEYAIKEKNNAKAARKYHVTRQYVHYWMKRYDGTIESLRKESTKPKSHPKEHTAEEQEKIKHCYRYHKHEGLAQVYRKLQEKGYTRCYDSMTRQIKKLKLKTIQEKKEIRKKKKEKKVSKVTRPGEQVQVDIKYVPLECIGFKSEVDRYYQITGIDVYTRKRILKLVKEKSTYETSNYLNTLEKEMGFKIEQIQTDNGLEFTNEQDRTNKKSRFQKTLEELGIEHKLTAAYSPWQNGYVERSHREDSEKFYANRRFKSEEEMYKSFERYAKRQNNIAKKVLKFKTANEMLEDYIEKEKARV; this comes from the coding sequence ATGAATAAAAGTATAACAGAAGGAATGAAAAGACGCAAGCAAATAATAGAATATGCAATAAAAGAAAAAAATAATGCAAAAGCAGCAAGAAAATACCATGTAACAAGACAGTATGTACATTATTGGATGAAAAGATATGATGGAACAATAGAATCATTAAGAAAAGAGTCAACAAAACCAAAAAGCCATCCAAAAGAGCACACAGCAGAAGAACAAGAAAAGATAAAACATTGCTATAGATATCATAAGCATGAAGGGTTAGCACAAGTATACAGAAAGTTACAAGAAAAAGGATATACAAGATGCTATGATTCAATGACAAGACAGATAAAAAAATTAAAATTAAAAACTATACAAGAAAAAAAAGAAATTAGAAAAAAGAAGAAAGAAAAGAAAGTAAGCAAAGTAACAAGACCAGGAGAGCAAGTACAAGTAGATATAAAATATGTACCGTTAGAATGCATAGGATTTAAAAGTGAAGTAGACAGATATTATCAAATAACAGGTATAGATGTATATACAAGAAAAAGAATATTGAAGCTTGTAAAAGAAAAAAGCACATACGAAACAAGTAATTACTTAAATACATTAGAAAAAGAAATGGGATTTAAAATAGAGCAAATACAAACAGATAATGGATTAGAATTTACAAATGAGCAAGACAGAACAAATAAAAAAAGTAGATTTCAAAAAACATTAGAAGAATTAGGTATAGAGCATAAACTAACAGCCGCATACAGTCCGTGGCAAAATGGGTATGTAGAAAGAAGTCATAGAGAAGATAGTGAGAAATTTTATGCAAATAGAAGATTCAAGAGCGAAGAAGAGATGTATAAGAGTTTTGAAAGATATGCAAAAAGGCAAAACAATATAGCGAAGAAAGTTTTGAAATTCAAAACTGCAAATGAAATGTTAGAAGATTATATAGAAAAAGAAAAAGCGAGAGTGTGA
- the rplS gene encoding 50S ribosomal protein L19 translates to MEKIREIEKRQLKADLPSFGAGDTVKVHIRVKEGKRERIQIFEGVVIKRQNGGIRETFTVRKISFGVGVEKIFPVHSPSVEKIEVTRKGKVRRAKINYLRQRTGKAAKVKEAITKR, encoded by the coding sequence ATGGAAAAAATAAGAGAAATCGAAAAAAGGCAACTTAAAGCCGACCTACCTTCTTTTGGTGCAGGAGATACTGTAAAAGTACACATAAGAGTAAAAGAAGGAAAAAGAGAAAGAATACAGATATTTGAAGGCGTTGTAATCAAAAGACAAAATGGAGGAATAAGAGAAACTTTCACTGTAAGAAAAATATCTTTCGGTGTAGGAGTAGAAAAAATATTCCCAGTACACTCTCCTTCAGTAGAAAAAATTGAAGTTACAAGAAAAGGTAAAGTAAGAAGAGCTAAGATTAACTACTTAAGACAAAGAACAGGTAAGGCTGCAAAAGTTAAAGAAGCAATAACAAAAAGATAG
- the ylqF gene encoding ribosome biogenesis GTPase YlqF → MEEKNSINWYPGHMKKTREEIIKNIKLVNLVVEIVDARAPISSKNPDIDSMINGKSKLVVLTKKDLADEEDMGKFISYYKEKGIKSVAINSTKKTGISPLINILEQIKEENYQKNKAKGIIKKPLRIMIVGIPNVGKSTLINQIIGKKSAKTGNTPGITKSQQWLKIKGDIELLDTPGILWPKIEDKITAQKLAFLGSIRDQVIEIEDIYYEFIKFLIENKKQKNLFEEFEINFDETDFEKISEIIAKKRGVLLKNNEVDYFILANIVLNEFRNGKYGKIQLDEI, encoded by the coding sequence ATGGAAGAAAAAAATAGTATTAATTGGTATCCTGGACATATGAAAAAAACAAGAGAAGAGATAATAAAAAATATCAAACTTGTAAATCTTGTAGTGGAAATTGTTGATGCCAGAGCACCGATAAGCAGTAAAAATCCGGATATAGACAGCATGATAAACGGTAAGAGCAAATTAGTTGTACTTACAAAAAAAGACCTTGCAGACGAAGAAGATATGGGGAAATTCATATCATATTATAAAGAAAAAGGAATAAAAAGCGTTGCTATAAATTCTACAAAAAAGACGGGAATTTCACCGCTTATTAATATCTTAGAGCAGATAAAGGAAGAAAATTATCAAAAAAACAAAGCAAAAGGTATAATAAAAAAGCCACTCAGAATAATGATAGTAGGTATACCTAATGTAGGAAAATCAACTCTTATAAATCAGATAATAGGTAAGAAAAGTGCCAAGACTGGAAATACACCTGGTATTACAAAATCACAACAATGGTTGAAAATAAAAGGTGATATAGAATTACTTGACACTCCGGGAATATTATGGCCAAAGATAGAAGACAAAATTACAGCACAAAAATTGGCTTTTTTAGGAAGTATAAGAGATCAAGTAATAGAAATAGAAGACATATACTATGAATTTATAAAATTTTTGATAGAAAACAAAAAACAAAAAAACTTGTTTGAAGAATTCGAGATAAATTTTGATGAAACTGATTTTGAAAAAATATCTGAAATTATAGCAAAAAAAAGAGGCGTTTTACTAAAAAATAATGAAGTGGATTATTTCATATTGGCAAACATTGTGCTAAATGAGTTTAGAAATGGAAAATACGGAAAAATACAATTAGATGAGATATAA
- the rpmG gene encoding 50S ribosomal protein L33, protein MRVRVTLACQECKNRNYNTTKNKKNDPDRIELEKYCKFCKKHTVHKETK, encoded by the coding sequence ATGAGAGTAAGAGTAACATTAGCTTGTCAAGAATGCAAAAACAGAAATTACAATACAACTAAAAATAAAAAAAATGATCCGGATAGGATAGAACTTGAAAAATATTGTAAATTCTGCAAGAAACACACTGTTCACAAAGAAACTAAATAA
- the secE gene encoding preprotein translocase subunit SecE, with translation MAEQNKQNSGKGTNQAASHEQKRKTLGQAINDTRVELRKVHWPKKTELQKYTVVVIATVAFFSVAIYAIDSGLGFVISKLVVR, from the coding sequence TTGGCAGAGCAAAATAAACAAAATTCTGGCAAAGGCACAAACCAAGCTGCAAGCCATGAACAAAAAAGAAAAACTTTAGGTCAAGCAATAAATGATACAAGAGTAGAACTTAGAAAAGTTCATTGGCCTAAAAAAACTGAACTTCAAAAATATACCGTAGTAGTAATCGCCACAGTTGCATTTTTTAGTGTAGCGATATATGCTATTGATTCAGGACTCGGTTTTGTAATATCAAAACTTGTTGTTAGGTAA
- the nusG gene encoding transcription termination/antitermination protein NusG: MLEKEEMLWYVVHTYSGYENKVKTSLEKTIENLGMHEYIQKVVIPEESVVENKNGVEKVRKRKIFPGYVLIKMVVTDDSWYLVRNTKGVTGFVGTNSKPIPLTPDEVIKMRLEDEQTVIEEVDLEVGDKITIIGGPFADREAVITHIFMDKRLVKAQIMMFGKETVMELEFSQIKKLS; encoded by the coding sequence ATGTTGGAAAAAGAAGAAATGCTTTGGTATGTAGTGCATACATACTCAGGCTATGAAAACAAAGTTAAGACTTCACTCGAAAAAACAATAGAAAATTTGGGAATGCACGAGTATATACAAAAAGTAGTTATACCTGAAGAAAGCGTAGTGGAAAATAAAAATGGTGTAGAAAAAGTCAGAAAAAGAAAAATATTTCCGGGATATGTACTAATAAAAATGGTAGTAACTGATGATTCTTGGTATTTGGTTAGAAATACTAAGGGAGTTACAGGATTTGTCGGTACTAATTCAAAACCTATACCTCTAACACCTGATGAAGTTATCAAGATGAGACTTGAAGATGAACAGACGGTTATAGAGGAAGTTGATTTAGAAGTAGGCGATAAAATTACTATAATAGGTGGACCATTTGCAGATAGAGAAGCAGTTATAACACATATTTTTATGGACAAGAGATTAGTCAAAGCTCAAATAATGATGTTTGGCAAAGAAACTGTTATGGAACTTGAATTTTCTCAAATAAAGAAACTATCTTAA
- the rplK gene encoding 50S ribosomal protein L11, whose product MAKKVIGQIKLQIPAGKATPAPPVGPALGQHGVNIMGFCKEFNAKTADQAGLIIPVVISVYQDRSFSFITKTPPAAVLIKKACKIESGSGEPNRKKVAKLTKAQLKEIAELKLPDLNAASVEAAMSMIAGTARSMGVTVED is encoded by the coding sequence ATGGCAAAAAAAGTTATAGGACAAATAAAATTGCAGATACCTGCAGGAAAGGCTACTCCTGCGCCACCGGTTGGTCCAGCTTTAGGACAACATGGTGTTAATATAATGGGATTTTGTAAAGAATTCAATGCTAAGACAGCTGATCAAGCAGGATTAATAATACCTGTTGTTATTTCAGTTTATCAAGACAGGTCTTTCAGCTTCATTACAAAGACTCCTCCGGCAGCAGTTTTAATAAAAAAAGCTTGTAAAATAGAATCAGGTTCAGGAGAACCTAACAGAAAAAAAGTTGCAAAATTGACAAAAGCACAATTAAAAGAAATCGCTGAGTTGAAATTGCCTGATTTGAATGCTGCAAGTGTTGAAGCTGCAATGAGTATGATAGCCGGAACAGCAAGAAGTATGGGTGTAACAGTAGAAGACTAG